A single Salmo trutta chromosome 14, fSalTru1.1, whole genome shotgun sequence DNA region contains:
- the LOC115207947 gene encoding insulin-like growth factor-binding protein 3: MLLYPDLLALLFLQLALSSPWTLASRLPPLRGRSPSSKGLQGARAPNQRQQSGELSTTVLFLGEPCGVYTLSCARGLRCAPPLGDPSPLQALLQGRGVCGNASEPSPSESPQPKATLPTPTEDLEKAPCRKLLNTVLKSLEPMVFQLDRGDIYMPNCDKRGFFRKKQCRSSRGMHRGHCWCVNESGMSTSSHTSPEGTLICDNV; this comes from the exons ATGCTTCTGTACCCTGACCTTCTGGCCCTGCTCTTCCTCCAGCTTGCCCTCTCCAGCCCGTGGACGCTAGCCTCCCGGCTTCCCCCTCTCAGAGGAAGGAGTCCCTCCAGTAAGGGCTTACAGGGGGCTAGAGCCCCCAACCAGAGGCAACAGTCTGGGGAGCTCAGCACCACCGTCCTGTTCCTGGGGGAGCCCTGTGGGGTCTACACCCTGAGCTGTGCCCGAGGACTCCGCTGTGCCCCACCACTGGGAGACCCCAGCCCCCTCCAGGCCCTTCTGCAGGGCAGGGGAGTCTGCGGCAACGCCAGTGAACCCAGCCCTTCTGAGAGTCCCCAGCCCAAAG CCACACTCCCGACACCCACTGAAGACCTGGAGAAG gCTCCGTGTCGTAAGCTGCTGAACACTGTACTTAAAAGTCTTGAGCCCATGGTCTTCCAGTTAGACCGTGGCGATATCTATATGCCCAACTGTGACAAGCGTGGTTTCTTCAGAAAGAAACAG TGTCGGTCGTCTCGGGGCATGCACCGCGGTCACTGCTGGTGTGTGAATGAGAGTGGCATGTCAACATCATCACACACAAGCCCAGAGGGCACCCTGATCTGTGACAATGTATGA